One region of Yersinia bercovieri ATCC 43970 genomic DNA includes:
- a CDS encoding DUF3164 family protein: MSTDNKQFTDKAAPEGYWVDAKGILTPISLVKDIDKMRDTLVGDIINRALVVNKMLTEFKLATFADIAAFVDLSANEYNVSLGGKKGNVTLYNFDGKYKIQRAMQDRIAFDERLQAAKALIDECLADWVKGAQPEIHTIINRAFSSDKEGEINTGAVLALRRYDIQDSRWLRAMDAISEAVQVVGSRSYVRVYERIGDSDQYQAIPLDISGV; the protein is encoded by the coding sequence ATGTCCACTGATAACAAACAATTCACTGATAAAGCCGCTCCAGAGGGGTACTGGGTTGATGCTAAAGGTATTCTGACCCCAATTTCTCTGGTTAAAGATATCGACAAAATGCGCGACACATTAGTGGGTGACATTATCAATCGCGCACTGGTCGTTAACAAAATGCTGACCGAGTTTAAGTTGGCCACCTTTGCTGACATCGCCGCGTTCGTTGACCTGTCAGCCAATGAATACAATGTTTCACTGGGCGGTAAAAAAGGCAACGTCACGCTATATAACTTTGACGGCAAATATAAAATACAACGAGCCATGCAAGACCGCATTGCTTTTGATGAGCGCCTGCAAGCTGCTAAAGCGCTTATTGATGAATGCCTTGCTGATTGGGTTAAAGGTGCACAGCCTGAAATTCATACCATAATCAACCGGGCTTTCTCCTCTGATAAAGAGGGTGAGATCAATACCGGAGCAGTCTTGGCACTGCGTCGTTATGACATTCAGGACTCACGCTGGTTACGCGCCATGGACGCAATCAGCGAAGCGGTGCAGGTTGTCGGCAGTCGTTCCTATGTGCGGGTTTATGAGCGTATTGGTGACAGTGACCAATATCAGGCAATACCTCTTGATATCTCTGGAG
- a CDS encoding ATPase → MTIKNDLIELMERKSLNQTQVSRAIGMSTATVNQYLQDKYNGDLERVNSEVQAFLERTREKDKAQRVDVKFVATSASKKALEIIRMAHVDGEINVIYGEAGLGKTMALKAYASQNSTALLIEVDPSFTARVLLEEICNRLGLSPRGNMHETFELCSNKLRDSGYVLLIDEGELLPHRSLEVLRRLHDKSGIGVVLVGMPRLLINLKGKRGEFVQLYSRVAFALNIGNALPKDDVSAIAASVLPAVADDINEALYQESKGNARRLFKLLRGAIRLSHINETPVGVGAVRQAAKMLIN, encoded by the coding sequence ATGACAATTAAAAATGACCTTATAGAACTGATGGAACGTAAAAGCCTCAACCAAACACAGGTTTCACGCGCTATTGGTATGAGTACTGCCACCGTCAATCAATATCTACAAGATAAATATAACGGGGATTTGGAGAGGGTCAATAGTGAGGTACAGGCTTTCCTCGAACGTACTCGCGAGAAAGATAAAGCCCAGCGCGTAGACGTGAAGTTTGTTGCAACGTCAGCATCCAAAAAAGCGCTGGAAATTATCCGTATGGCCCACGTTGACGGTGAGATCAATGTGATTTACGGCGAGGCTGGGCTAGGTAAAACCATGGCATTAAAGGCTTACGCCAGCCAGAACTCGACTGCGTTGTTAATCGAAGTTGATCCCAGCTTTACCGCTCGCGTCTTGCTGGAAGAGATCTGTAACCGTTTGGGGCTATCCCCTCGCGGCAACATGCATGAAACCTTTGAGTTATGTAGCAATAAATTACGTGACTCGGGCTATGTCTTGTTGATTGACGAGGGGGAATTATTGCCGCATCGGTCACTGGAAGTACTGCGCCGACTGCATGATAAAAGCGGGATTGGTGTTGTTCTAGTCGGTATGCCGCGCCTGCTGATTAACCTGAAGGGGAAACGTGGCGAATTCGTCCAGCTTTATAGCCGTGTGGCCTTTGCACTCAATATCGGTAATGCCCTGCCTAAAGATGATGTCAGTGCCATTGCGGCCAGTGTATTGCCTGCGGTAGCGGATGATATCAATGAGGCGCTTTATCAGGAATCAAAAGGCAATGCCCGCCGCTTATTTAAGTTACTGCGCGGTGCAATTCGCCTTAGCCATATCAATGAAACACCCGTGGGTGTAGGTGCCGTTCGCCAAGCCGCCAAAATGTTAATTAATTAA
- a CDS encoding Mu transposase C-terminal domain-containing protein, producing MFLSVNELIGLPGMPGTAPGIRAALNKRAGSSLELKRKRAGTKAFEYHIDCLTEQQQDVVRERHLNSLLNAEKKAVKTAFNGDLNPRVKAKHELDLMRQCPALLERSTGNLTKLQRDIADARATLVTEVINLQNAGLSRIRAINYICDQSRSNNLPENLQKAAAMANARKGLRTGVSTRTLNGWVVDYERAATPSERLVLLAPGHNKGKPVERIKWMPLFMAHYRTTNGLSIAEAYENFEHDWQMQYADQPAMLAAIPSVYAVRRALDKLPTVVKQRGRVTGSAMRALNTYVKRDWSQMPVNGVWIGDGHSMKMKVAHPDHGRPFTPEITLVIDGRTRYVVGWSLSLAENVIAVADALRHGMQSHGIPLIYYSDNGAGQTANVLDADITGILSRLGVEHPTGIPGNPQARGIIERLNREIPARIARKFATYNGKSADRETVRMVSVDLNSAFNAQGKNKELNSRQKAAMAKLPSWQQLIDAIEDEIEAYNTTHRHSELPRRDDGKHYTATEYRQLLLASETIDRLSDIELRDMFRPQVKRTAQRGWLSIFNNQYFAEGLIQVDGEEVLVEFDIHDASSVTVRRLDGSFICTAIVNGNTRAAFPVDYVQKVAKDRHSRRMKLVEQKAEEINAELNPVLTADDAPDFGSLIQGDISRINDDREEMFLFQSDRDEYLKVHGNKKAAI from the coding sequence ATGTTTCTTTCTGTGAATGAGCTGATTGGGTTACCGGGTATGCCTGGGACTGCGCCAGGTATTAGGGCTGCGCTTAACAAGCGCGCGGGTAGTTCACTGGAATTGAAACGTAAACGCGCTGGCACCAAGGCATTTGAATACCACATCGATTGCCTGACAGAGCAGCAACAAGACGTTGTTCGTGAGCGCCACCTTAACTCTCTTTTAAATGCAGAGAAAAAAGCCGTTAAAACGGCATTTAACGGCGATTTAAACCCAAGAGTAAAAGCCAAGCATGAGTTAGACCTTATGCGCCAATGTCCAGCCCTGCTTGAGCGTAGCACCGGCAATCTGACCAAGTTACAGCGTGATATTGCGGATGCCCGCGCCACTCTGGTGACCGAGGTTATCAATTTACAGAACGCCGGATTGTCACGCATTCGAGCCATTAATTATATTTGTGACCAGTCACGTTCTAATAATTTACCTGAGAACTTGCAGAAAGCAGCCGCAATGGCCAATGCCCGTAAAGGTCTGCGCACAGGCGTCAGTACCCGCACCCTGAATGGTTGGGTTGTTGACTATGAACGTGCCGCCACGCCCTCCGAGCGTCTGGTTTTATTGGCTCCAGGGCACAATAAAGGCAAACCCGTTGAGCGCATTAAATGGATGCCACTATTTATGGCGCACTACCGCACCACCAACGGATTAAGCATTGCTGAGGCTTACGAGAACTTTGAGCATGACTGGCAAATGCAGTATGCAGACCAGCCCGCCATGCTCGCCGCAATTCCTTCTGTCTATGCCGTGCGGCGGGCATTAGACAAGTTGCCAACCGTCGTTAAACAACGTGGCCGTGTTACGGGTTCTGCCATGCGAGCGCTGAATACCTATGTGAAGCGTGACTGGTCACAAATGCCCGTTAACGGCGTTTGGATTGGGGATGGCCACAGCATGAAAATGAAAGTGGCACACCCTGACCATGGCCGTCCATTTACACCAGAAATCACGCTGGTTATTGATGGCCGGACACGTTATGTCGTCGGCTGGAGTCTGAGCCTGGCTGAGAACGTGATCGCTGTGGCTGATGCACTGCGCCACGGTATGCAGAGCCACGGCATACCCCTGATTTACTATTCAGATAACGGTGCAGGTCAAACCGCAAACGTATTAGATGCTGATATTACGGGGATTTTATCGCGTCTTGGTGTGGAACACCCTACAGGTATCCCCGGTAACCCGCAGGCACGTGGGATTATTGAGCGGCTTAACCGCGAAATTCCTGCCCGTATCGCCCGTAAATTTGCCACCTATAACGGTAAATCTGCTGACCGCGAAACGGTTCGTATGGTCAGCGTTGACCTTAATTCAGCCTTCAATGCACAGGGGAAGAATAAAGAGCTCAACAGTCGCCAAAAGGCGGCGATGGCTAAATTACCCTCATGGCAGCAGCTTATCGATGCCATAGAAGATGAAATTGAAGCCTATAACACCACCCACCGGCACAGCGAATTACCCCGCCGTGACGATGGTAAACACTATACCGCTACGGAGTACCGCCAGTTATTGCTGGCAAGCGAGACCATTGATCGCCTTTCCGATATCGAGTTGCGCGACATGTTCCGTCCGCAAGTCAAACGTACCGCCCAGCGCGGTTGGCTGTCTATCTTCAATAACCAATATTTTGCTGAGGGTTTAATTCAGGTCGATGGCGAAGAAGTTCTGGTTGAGTTCGATATTCACGATGCCAGTAGCGTTACCGTTCGCCGCCTTGATGGCTCGTTTATCTGTACTGCGATTGTGAATGGTAATACCCGCGCCGCCTTCCCTGTGGATTACGTCCAGAAAGTGGCAAAAGACCGCCATAGCCGCCGTATGAAACTGGTTGAGCAAAAAGCCGAAGAGATTAACGCCGAGCTTAATCCGGTACTGACTGCCGATGATGCACCCGATTTTGGCTCGCTTATCCAGGGTGATATCTCACGCATTAATGATGACCGGGAAGAGATGTTCTTATTCCAATCTGATCGCGATGAATATTTAAAAGTACATGGCAATAAAAAAGCGGCTATTTGA
- a CDS encoding helix-turn-helix domain-containing protein has protein sequence MNRNEVACSDMHRIDIVASLHKQGVTMRDLSIEAGLAADTLKNALYRPYPKGEKIIAQALGLEPANIWPSRYPALTRRVA, from the coding sequence ATGAATAGAAATGAAGTGGCTTGTAGCGATATGCACCGAATAGATATCGTTGCATCGTTACATAAACAAGGTGTAACCATGCGAGACCTGTCTATTGAGGCTGGTTTAGCCGCAGATACACTCAAAAACGCTCTGTATCGCCCTTACCCAAAAGGGGAAAAAATCATTGCCCAAGCATTGGGTTTAGAACCAGCAAATATTTGGCCGAGTCGCTACCCCGCTTTAACTCGCAGGGTGGCTTAA
- a CDS encoding transcriptional regulator has protein sequence MISSKVKEFTFEAEGKEKLKERLRELVGTRSVRAAARDWGLSFSTLNNYLTKSTEPAFTAMQKIAHKEQVSLDWLAYGSIADTITTTNHNLSEAEKEYKARGRLTSAWLAVLDSLDENEAQALLRVIHKKGVDGIVELATANSLDIELLQLPTEEKERLMALHEAKKGASESCVENNSGDQSQKKVG, from the coding sequence ATGATTAGTAGTAAAGTTAAAGAATTTACTTTTGAGGCTGAAGGAAAAGAAAAACTCAAAGAGCGTTTGAGGGAGCTTGTTGGTACCAGGAGTGTGCGGGCAGCGGCAAGAGACTGGGGGCTATCTTTCTCCACGTTAAATAATTATTTAACCAAGAGTACTGAGCCTGCTTTTACTGCCATGCAGAAAATTGCACATAAGGAGCAAGTTAGTCTTGACTGGTTAGCATATGGATCAATAGCTGACACGATCACCACCACTAACCATAATCTCAGTGAGGCTGAAAAAGAATATAAAGCTAGAGGGAGGTTAACTAGCGCTTGGCTAGCAGTGCTTGACTCTCTTGATGAAAATGAAGCACAGGCTTTATTAAGAGTGATACACAAGAAGGGGGTTGATGGCATAGTCGAGCTGGCTACTGCGAATTCTCTCGATATAGAGCTACTACAGTTACCAACTGAAGAGAAGGAACGCCTGATGGCGCTACACGAAGCCAAAAAAGGGGCATCTGAAAGTTGTGTAGAAAATAACTCTGGCGACCAATCACAGAAGAAGGTTGGATGA
- a CDS encoding MurR/RpiR family transcriptional regulator encodes MKTGAPRFKPGKILDALGAMQNSLTRSAQRIAAYILAEPAKVTHLSIADLSANTQAGEATIIRFCRTLGYKGFQDFKMDLAIEVATRHNSENSLLDADVQEGDDALAIGNKLQSAINNVLSETLNLLSIESVEQVVKLLRPADRICIFGVGSSGITAEDAKGKLMRIGLRVDAATNNHFMYMQASLMRPGDVAIGISHSGTSAETVHALKLAKQAGATTVALTHNMGSTITELADYVLINGNRQGQLQGDSIGTKIAQLFVLDLIYALLVKADPAQAESIKRKTTQAVSQNG; translated from the coding sequence GTGAAGACTGGTGCCCCCCGTTTTAAGCCAGGTAAAATTCTTGATGCCTTGGGTGCGATGCAAAATAGCCTGACACGCTCAGCACAGCGAATTGCGGCCTATATTCTGGCGGAACCGGCTAAAGTGACTCACCTTTCTATTGCTGATCTCTCCGCGAACACGCAGGCCGGTGAAGCCACCATTATCCGCTTCTGCCGGACACTGGGCTATAAAGGGTTTCAGGATTTTAAAATGGATCTGGCCATTGAAGTGGCAACCCGCCATAACAGTGAAAACAGCCTGTTGGATGCGGATGTGCAAGAGGGCGATGATGCGCTGGCGATTGGCAATAAGTTGCAGTCGGCGATTAATAACGTGCTATCCGAAACCCTAAATCTGCTCTCTATCGAGAGTGTCGAGCAGGTGGTTAAGTTACTGCGTCCGGCGGATCGAATCTGCATTTTTGGTGTCGGCTCTTCCGGCATCACGGCGGAAGATGCCAAAGGTAAATTAATGCGAATCGGACTGCGGGTTGATGCCGCTACCAATAACCATTTTATGTATATGCAAGCCTCTTTGATGCGCCCTGGTGATGTGGCGATTGGTATCAGCCACTCGGGAACCTCGGCTGAAACTGTGCATGCCCTGAAGCTGGCGAAGCAGGCGGGGGCGACCACTGTGGCATTGACTCACAATATGGGTTCCACTATTACTGAGCTGGCGGATTATGTGCTGATTAACGGCAACCGTCAGGGGCAGCTGCAAGGGGACTCCATCGGCACCAAAATCGCTCAACTCTTTGTGCTGGATCTGATCTACGCCCTGCTGGTTAAAGCTGATCCGGCGCAGGCGGAGAGCATTAAACGCAAAACCACTCAGGCGGTCAGTCAAAATGGATGA
- the nanQ gene encoding N-acetylneuraminate anomerase, with protein sequence MISGSLTQTTFFGGLPERLQWVLAYLAKLPLAELSCGRHDIDGELLFMNVMEFDTQPAESKKAEMHRTYADVQLLISGIEGIEYSTLTPTEHLEPYHADDDYQLIADIPDKSQLRMLPGMFALFLPGEPHKPGCKIADSGTIKKVVVKVHYSLL encoded by the coding sequence ATGATCAGCGGATCATTAACACAAACAACATTTTTTGGCGGATTGCCAGAGCGACTTCAATGGGTTTTAGCTTATTTGGCCAAGTTGCCACTGGCGGAGCTAAGCTGCGGGCGTCATGACATTGATGGCGAGCTACTTTTCATGAATGTCATGGAGTTTGACACCCAACCGGCTGAGAGCAAAAAAGCTGAAATGCATCGCACCTATGCTGACGTCCAGCTATTGATCAGCGGCATTGAGGGCATTGAGTATTCAACGCTGACACCAACTGAGCATCTGGAACCTTATCATGCGGATGACGACTACCAACTCATCGCCGATATTCCGGATAAAAGCCAATTACGTATGCTACCGGGGATGTTTGCGCTGTTTTTACCGGGCGAACCCCATAAACCAGGCTGCAAGATTGCCGACTCCGGCACCATTAAGAAGGTGGTGGTAAAGGTTCACTACAGCCTATTGTAA
- a CDS encoding N-acetylmannosamine kinase, which translates to MGKVLALDIGGTKIAAAVVTESGMLIGRQQVATPRGGAEQLAIALDTLVTPYRHLVDSIAVASTGIISGGRLTALNPANLGGLADFPLQECIQSITDLPCVLLNDGQAAAWAEYQALSDNGDSLISVNNMMFVTVSTGVGGGIILNKKLLVGNHGLAGHIGHTLADPHGLLCGCGRRGCVESVASGSAIGAETLGWKQPVAAAKVFEMAQRGHLPAENIINRSATAIAQMLADMKMALDLEIVILGGSVGLAVGYLERVIGAQKALPEIYRVPVQAAHHRQDSGLLGAALWAKNSLCS; encoded by the coding sequence ATGGGAAAAGTATTAGCACTGGATATTGGTGGGACAAAAATTGCGGCGGCAGTGGTCACCGAGAGTGGCATGTTGATTGGTCGCCAGCAGGTGGCAACGCCACGGGGCGGGGCGGAACAACTGGCTATCGCCCTGGACACCTTGGTGACACCTTATCGGCATCTGGTTGATTCTATTGCAGTTGCCTCAACAGGCATTATCAGTGGTGGCCGCCTCACTGCGCTGAATCCTGCCAATCTGGGCGGGCTGGCGGATTTCCCATTGCAGGAGTGTATTCAGTCGATCACTGACTTGCCCTGTGTGTTGCTCAATGATGGGCAGGCCGCAGCCTGGGCTGAGTATCAGGCATTAAGTGATAATGGCGACAGTCTGATTTCTGTCAATAATATGATGTTCGTCACGGTATCTACTGGCGTGGGCGGCGGCATTATCTTGAATAAAAAGTTGCTGGTCGGCAATCACGGGCTGGCAGGGCATATTGGCCACACGCTGGCTGATCCCCATGGTCTGCTATGTGGCTGTGGTCGCCGTGGGTGTGTCGAAAGTGTGGCATCCGGCAGTGCCATTGGTGCTGAAACCTTGGGCTGGAAACAGCCGGTCGCGGCGGCCAAAGTGTTTGAAATGGCGCAACGTGGTCATCTTCCGGCGGAAAACATCATTAACCGTTCCGCGACAGCGATAGCACAGATGCTGGCAGACATGAAAATGGCACTGGATCTGGAGATCGTGATTCTGGGTGGCAGTGTCGGGCTGGCAGTGGGGTATCTGGAGCGGGTGATAGGTGCGCAAAAAGCGCTACCTGAAATTTATCGCGTACCGGTACAGGCGGCACATCATCGGCAGGATAGTGGCCTGTTGGGGGCCGCACTCTGGGCAAAAAACAGCCTTTGTTCTTGA
- a CDS encoding N-acetylmannosamine-6-phosphate 2-epimerase, translated as MSNTSDLRHKLQNGLIASCQPLPGSAMDRPEIVAAMACAALAGGAVGLRIEGIDNILAVRRVTDAPIIGIIKRDLPDCEVRITPWLEDVDGLSAAGADIIAFDVTCRARPVSVEELYQRVQATGRLAMADASNLDDGLLAHRLGIDFIGTTLSGYTQKIVPTEPDLTLVNQLAKAGCRVIAEGRYNSPALAAAAISAGAYAVTVGSAITRIEHICGWFCEAIKQHQAAKLTEY; from the coding sequence ATGAGTAACACCAGTGATCTTCGCCACAAGCTGCAAAATGGCTTAATCGCATCTTGCCAGCCACTCCCCGGCAGCGCCATGGATAGACCTGAAATTGTGGCGGCAATGGCTTGTGCGGCTCTCGCTGGAGGTGCCGTTGGCCTGCGGATTGAAGGTATCGACAATATTCTGGCGGTGCGCCGGGTTACAGATGCGCCAATTATCGGCATTATTAAGCGCGACCTGCCGGATTGCGAGGTGAGAATTACTCCGTGGCTGGAAGATGTCGATGGCCTGAGTGCCGCCGGTGCCGATATTATCGCGTTTGATGTCACCTGCCGCGCTCGTCCGGTCTCGGTTGAAGAGCTGTACCAACGAGTGCAGGCGACCGGCCGCCTGGCGATGGCGGATGCTTCCAATCTTGACGATGGCTTGCTGGCCCATCGATTAGGTATCGATTTTATCGGCACCACTCTATCCGGCTATACCCAAAAAATCGTGCCTACCGAACCGGATCTGACGCTGGTTAATCAGTTGGCCAAAGCGGGTTGTCGGGTGATTGCGGAGGGCCGCTATAACTCGCCAGCTCTGGCAGCCGCCGCGATTTCAGCGGGTGCTTATGCCGTGACTGTCGGCTCGGCCATTACCCGAATCGAACATATTTGCGGTTGGTTTTGCGAAGCAATCAAGCAGCATCAAGCCGCAAAACTGACTGAATACTAA
- a CDS encoding dihydrodipicolinate synthase family protein gives MKKLTGLIAAPHTPFDEQGEVNYPVIDQIAEHLVNDGVKGVYVCGTTGEGIHCSVEERKNIAERWVKAAQGKLSITLHTGALSIKDAVDLSRHAETLDIFATSAIGPCFFKPGNLDDLIAYCQAIAAAAPSKGFYYYHSGMSGVNLDMEQFLIKAESKIPNLSGIKFNNADLYEFQRCLRVSGGKFDIPFGVDEHLPGGLAVGAIGAVGSTYNYAAPLFHKIIADFNAGNQVAVQRSMDQVIALIRVLVEFGGVAAGKAAMQLHGIDAGNPRLPLRALTKEQKQTVVNRMRDAIYSA, from the coding sequence ATGAAAAAGTTAACCGGCCTGATAGCAGCTCCGCACACCCCCTTTGATGAGCAGGGTGAGGTCAACTATCCTGTTATTGACCAAATTGCCGAGCATCTGGTCAATGATGGCGTGAAAGGGGTCTATGTTTGCGGCACCACTGGCGAGGGCATTCACTGCTCAGTTGAAGAGCGCAAGAACATTGCTGAGCGCTGGGTCAAGGCGGCACAAGGCAAACTGAGCATCACCCTGCACACCGGCGCGCTCAGCATCAAAGATGCCGTCGACCTCTCTCGCCATGCAGAAACACTGGATATCTTCGCGACCTCCGCCATCGGCCCCTGCTTCTTTAAGCCCGGCAATCTTGATGATCTGATAGCCTACTGTCAGGCCATCGCGGCCGCAGCACCCTCGAAAGGCTTCTACTATTATCACTCTGGGATGTCTGGGGTGAATTTGGATATGGAGCAGTTCCTGATCAAAGCTGAATCCAAGATCCCTAACCTTTCAGGCATCAAATTCAATAATGCGGATCTCTATGAGTTCCAGCGCTGCCTGCGAGTGAGTGGCGGTAAATTTGATATTCCATTTGGCGTAGATGAACATCTGCCGGGGGGTTTGGCCGTGGGCGCTATCGGCGCAGTCGGCAGCACCTATAACTATGCAGCCCCACTGTTCCACAAAATCATTGCTGACTTCAATGCGGGCAATCAAGTGGCGGTACAGCGCAGCATGGATCAGGTTATTGCGCTTATTCGTGTGCTGGTTGAATTTGGCGGTGTTGCCGCCGGCAAAGCGGCGATGCAGTTACACGGTATTGATGCCGGTAATCCACGTCTGCCACTGCGAGCACTGACCAAAGAGCAGAAGCAAACAGTGGTGAACAGAATGCGTGACGCAATATATTCTGCTTAA
- a CDS encoding Dyp-type peroxidase gives MTQVQSGILLEHCRFAIFMEARVQGEFDAIRQGCKKFCHSLQELQQQFPHEHLGAVIAFGSDIWHDLSNGQGAKELKPFVPLGKAPMVAPATQRDLLIHIQSLRQDINFTLAQAAVAAFGDAIAVEEETHGFRWVEERDFTGFIDGTENPQGDSRPEVAVIADGEEDAGGSYVLVQRYEHDLKKWQRIPEHKQEQIVGRTKHDSQELPSDQRPDTSHVSRVDLKEHGKGLKILRQSLPYGQASGKHGLYFIAYCARLHNIEQQLLSMFGSIDGKHDLLLGFSKPVTGSYYFAPSLTKLLSL, from the coding sequence ATGACTCAAGTACAGAGTGGCATTTTGCTGGAGCATTGCCGTTTTGCCATATTTATGGAAGCAAGAGTGCAGGGCGAATTTGATGCCATTCGTCAGGGCTGCAAAAAATTCTGCCATTCATTACAAGAGTTGCAGCAACAATTTCCTCATGAACATCTAGGTGCCGTTATCGCTTTCGGTTCTGACATTTGGCATGATCTATCCAATGGGCAGGGCGCGAAAGAGTTAAAGCCTTTTGTCCCACTGGGTAAAGCGCCAATGGTTGCCCCTGCGACTCAGCGCGATCTATTGATTCATATCCAATCACTGCGTCAGGATATCAACTTTACCTTAGCGCAAGCGGCTGTTGCGGCCTTTGGTGATGCTATTGCAGTTGAAGAGGAGACCCACGGTTTCCGCTGGGTTGAAGAGCGTGATTTTACCGGCTTTATTGATGGCACTGAAAACCCGCAGGGCGATAGCCGGCCAGAGGTGGCGGTGATTGCTGATGGTGAAGAGGATGCGGGCGGCAGTTATGTTCTGGTTCAGCGTTATGAGCACGACCTGAAAAAATGGCAGCGTATTCCTGAGCATAAACAAGAACAAATTGTTGGGCGCACCAAGCATGACAGTCAGGAGTTGCCTTCGGATCAACGCCCAGACACTTCCCACGTCAGTCGGGTTGATCTGAAAGAGCATGGTAAGGGGCTGAAAATTTTGCGCCAAAGCCTGCCTTATGGCCAAGCCAGTGGCAAACATGGCTTATATTTTATTGCTTATTGCGCGCGCTTGCACAATATCGAGCAGCAATTATTAAGCATGTTTGGTTCAATAGATGGCAAGCATGATCTGCTACTTGGTTTTAGCAAACCGGTGACTGGCAGCTACTATTTCGCGCCGTCACTGACTAAATTGCTCTCCCTCTAA
- a CDS encoding RpoE-regulated lipoprotein — MNIRPRLSGVRLLLLGAPLLLAGCSSMSGLSWSSLSPLNWFSGSSSLQVTDQGVGGITASTPLAENEIKEGLKGDYRLRSGMATNDGKLVSFYQAMQEEQIKLVISGQPKGTVERIDVMDKNIPSQWGVKIGTPFGDLYKKAFGVCRQGHGDDAAQIECVAPDSKHVSYLFDGDWHGPEGLMPSDDTLKSWKVSKIIWRNSSQ; from the coding sequence ATGAATATTCGCCCACGGTTGTCTGGGGTGCGGTTGTTATTACTGGGTGCCCCTTTGTTGCTGGCCGGGTGTTCAAGTATGTCCGGTCTCTCCTGGTCAAGCCTCTCTCCGCTCAATTGGTTTAGCGGCAGTAGCAGCTTGCAGGTGACTGATCAGGGGGTCGGCGGGATTACTGCCAGCACGCCGCTGGCCGAAAATGAGATTAAAGAGGGGCTGAAAGGTGATTATCGGTTACGCAGTGGAATGGCAACCAATGATGGCAAATTAGTCTCTTTCTATCAGGCGATGCAAGAGGAGCAAATTAAGCTAGTGATATCCGGTCAGCCAAAAGGTACGGTAGAGCGTATCGATGTAATGGATAAAAATATTCCTAGCCAATGGGGTGTCAAAATTGGTACTCCATTTGGTGATTTATATAAAAAAGCCTTTGGTGTTTGCCGCCAGGGGCATGGTGATGACGCCGCGCAAATAGAGTGCGTCGCACCGGATAGCAAGCATGTCAGCTACTTATTTGACGGTGACTGGCATGGCCCTGAAGGCTTGATGCCCTCTGATGACACGCTAAAAAGCTGGAAGGTGAGTAAGATTATATGGCGAAATAGTAGCCAATAG
- a CDS encoding YgiW/YdeI family stress tolerance OB fold protein, with translation MKKLTLAATLMMLCGAPLLAHSATDTTKGGFDGPATTQTQPATQGGFTGPSATNTTVDKVKSMRDDARVTLQGNIIERLGHDTYTFRDATGTITVDIDDKRWKGQTITPQDKVQIEGKVDKDWNSVEVDVKNISKIQ, from the coding sequence ATGAAAAAATTAACCTTAGCTGCAACGCTCATGATGTTATGCGGTGCGCCACTATTAGCCCACAGCGCGACCGACACCACGAAAGGCGGCTTTGATGGCCCGGCAACCACACAGACTCAACCGGCAACTCAGGGCGGATTTACCGGCCCTAGCGCCACGAACACCACTGTGGATAAAGTCAAAAGTATGCGGGATGACGCCCGTGTGACCCTGCAAGGGAATATTATCGAGCGGCTGGGCCACGACACTTATACTTTCCGCGACGCCACTGGCACCATCACGGTTGATATTGATGACAAACGCTGGAAAGGCCAAACCATCACGCCGCAAGATAAAGTACAAATCGAAGGGAAAGTGGATAAAGACTGGAACTCAGTAGAAGTGGATGTGAAGAATATTAGTAAGATTCAATAA